TCGCCCTGCACGGCGTCTCGCGCGAGGAGGTCGCGCGGGGGGACGTCCTCGTCACGCCGAAGATTCTTCTCCCGACGCACATGATCGACGCGCGCTTCTCGCTCGCGCGCTCGGCGAAGGCGATCCGGAATCGCCAGCGGATCCGCTTCCATCACGGTGCCGCCGAGGTGCTCGGGCGAGTCGTTCTTCTTGAATCGGAGACGATGGCGCCCGGCTCGGAGGCGTTCGTCCAAGTCCGCTTGGAAGGGCCGATCGTCGTGGCGCGCGGCGATCGGTTCATCGTTCGCACCTACTCCCCTGCGCGGACGATCGGCGGCGGGACGGTGCTCGACGCCAACCCCTCGAAGCGAAAGGGGGCGGGGCGTAGCGACCTCGATTTCCTCGCCGTGTCCGAGGCCGGGGACCGCGGGGAGATGATCCGCTCGATCCTCCGCTCGTCCGGGAAGGGGACGGTCGCGGTCGCGGAGATCGCGAGGCGTCTTCAGGTCCTCGAGGGGGAAGCGCAGGAGGCGCTTCGCGCGCTCGAGAAGGAGAGCGAGGTTCGCTTTCTCGGCGCGGGCGTTCTTCTCGAAGAGACCGCCTCCTCGCTCAAGCGGGAGATCGAGGAGCGGGTGGAACGGGTCTCCGCGCGGGATCCGCTCCGGGCGGGCGTTCCCCGCGAGGAGATCCGGAGGGGACTTTCTCGAGAGGTCGATCTTTCGCTCTTTCAGGTTCTTCTCGGCGAGATGGCGGAGGCGGGGCGCGTCACGGTCCGCGGGGAGATGGTCCTCGCGGGGGGCGGAGCGCTCCCCGAGAAGGTGCGGGTTCTGGCGGAGAAGGTGGAGGGGATTCTAGAGAGACACCGATTGGCCCCGCCGCTTCCGGCGCAGATCGCCGAGGAGGCGGGCGTCGACGGAAGAGAGCTCCAGGCGGTTCTCGATCTTCTCGCGCGGCTCGGCCGGATCGTCAAGGTAACGCCGGGGCTCGTCTACCGACGTGCGGAGATCGACGAGATTCGGTCGCTCCTCCGAGGAGTTCTCCGCGAGAAGGGCGCTCTTTCGGTGAGCGACTTCAAGGAGAAGACCGGGGTGAGCCGCAAGTACGCGGTCCCCCTTCTCGAGTACTTCGACCGTGAGCGATGGACGCGCCGGGAGGGGGATCTCCGGGTCCCCGGCCCGGCGTTCGACAAGGAGTGAGCGGATGATCGATCTTCGAAGCGACACGGTCACGAAGCCGACCGCCGGCATGCGCGAGGCGATCGCTCGCGCGGAAGTGGGGGACGATGTTTTCGACGAGGACCCGACGATCCATCGCCTGCAGGAGCGCGTCGCTTCCCTTCTTGGGAAAGAGGACGCGCTCCTCGTGCCGAGCGGAACGATGGCGAACACGACGGCGGTCCTCACCCACACGGAGAGGGGAGACGAGGTGATCGCGGAAGAGGGAGCGCACGTCTTCAACTACGAGAGCGCCTCCTCGGCCGCGTTCGGCGGTCTTCAGTTCCGGACGATCCCGACGGCGGCGGGGTCCTTCACCCGCGAACAGATGATCGAGAAGATCCGCTTGTCGAACCTCCACCATCCGCGAACGCGGCTCGTCTGCATGGAGAACACTCACAACCGGGCGGGGGGAACGATCTATCCGATCGAGGAGATGCGTCGGATCGGCGCCGCTTGCCGGGAGAGAGGGATCCGCGTGCATCTCGACGGCGCGCGCCTCTGGAACGCGTCGGTGGCATCGAGAATCCCGATGGCGGAGTACGCCGCCTCCGCCGACTCGGTCTCCGTGTGCCTCTCGAAGGGGCTCGGCGCGCCGGTCGGGTCGCTCGTCTCGGGGACGAGGGAGTTCGTCGCGCGCGCGCGGAAGACTCGGAAGATGCTCGGCGGCGGCATGCGGCAGGCAGGCGTCCTCGCGGCGGCGGGGCTCTACGCGATCGAGCACCACGTCGATCGGCTCGCCGAAGATCACGAGAACGCGCGGCTCCTCGCCCGGACCCTCGACGGGATTCGCGGGGTTCGCGTCGACCTCGCGACCGTGCATACGAACATCGTCATCGCGGACGTGCGGGATCATCCGCTCGGCGAGACGGGGATCGTCGAGAAGATGAAGGAGAAAGGCGTCCTCTTCCTCGCGATCGGACCGGGACGCCTCCGTCTCGTCACGCATCTTGATGTCTCAAGATCTCAGGTGGAAGAGGCCTGCGCTCTCCTGTCGAAGGCGCTTTCGTAACAGGGAGGCTCGCTTGAGGGAGGATCGAAAGGCGCCGGGGACGCTTTTCCTCGTCGGAACGCCGATCGGGAACATGGGCGATCTCTCGCCGCGCGCGCGGGAGACGCTGGAGAGCGTTTCGCGGATCGCGGCGGAGGACACGAGGAGGACCGGTCTTCTTCTCTCGAGAATCGGCGTCCGGACGCCGATGGCCTCGTTTCACGCCCACAACGAAGCGAAGCGGATTCCGGAGATCCTCGCGCGTCTCGCGCGCGGGGAGAGCGTCGCGGTGGTCTCGGACGCCGGGAACCCGGGGATCTCCGATCCGGCGGAGCGGCTCGTGCGCGCGGCCGTGGAGAGCGGCTTCGCGATTGTTCCGATTCCGGGTCCGAGCGCGTTCGTCGCGGCGCTCGTCGCCTCCGGCCTCCCCTCCGGTTCCTTCGTGTTCGAAGGATATCTTCCGAGCCGCGCGAGCGCCCGGCGCGAAGCGCTTCGCGCGCTCCGAAGCGAACGAAGGACGATCCTCCTTCACGAATCGCCGAAGCGCGTGGCGGCGCTTCTCGATGATGTTCGGGACGTGCTCGGCGACCGCCGCGTCGTTCTCGCGCGCGAGATCACGAAGAAGTTCGAGGAGTTCGCGCGCGGGACCGCGGGGGAGCTTCTCGCGCGTCTTCGCGAGCGAGCGCCGAAGGGGGAGTTCGTCGTCGTCGTCGAGGGGGCGCCGCCCGGCGAGCCGCTCGAAGCGTCAAGAGTTCTCGGCATCGTGCGCGAGGAAATCGCCGCCGGCCGCACGCTCCGCGACGCGGTCCGCGCCGCCGCCCGCATCGCTCGTTGGAAGGAGCAAGAGGTGTATCGGCTCGCGAGCGAGGGGAGCCCGTTCGATGCTCCCTCTCATGAAGCGGAACAGGAGAGCGGATCGGGGCCGAAAAAATCACCGGTGTCCGAAGCGGATCGTTTCGTCCGCTACGTGATCCTTCTCACGATCGTCCGTCCCGAGCTTCTCTGCGAGGACCTCGTTCGCGCGCACGTGGCTCACCTGAAGCGGATCGAGGAACGTGGTCATCTCGAGCTGTGCGGGCCGTTCGCGGACAAGAGAGGGGGGATCGTGATCCTCCGCGGCGTGACCGAGGAGGATGCGCGCACTCTCGCCGAAGCGGATCCCTTCGTCTCTTCCGGAGCCGATCGCTACGAGCTCCGACGGCTCGATCTCTCCTCCCGCGACAACGACCACATGGGGATGGGATAGGGTTTCTCTCTCGCGGAGACCTCTTCGAAACACATACGGAAAGAACTGCCCGGCGGTCCGGCGGGGAGCAGCCTTCCGACGGACCGAGGTGGACGCTGCTCCTCGGCTCGTGCTATCTTACTATTGAAATCAACAAGTTGCCGGTCTTCTGGGGACAGCATGCTGATGTCGGGATGATTCGCGGCTTGCCCCGATCGCGGGCCGGACGAAATCGGTTTAGGCCGATGCTCGCCGGCTTGTGCTCCTTCGATAGAGGAGGGTATCGGTCGGGCGGTCGAGAGGGAGGAGGAAGCGCGATGTCGTCGAGGAAGATGTGCGTAGTTGTCATCGGGCTCGTCCTGCTTTCCGCCGTGAGCGCTCGCGCACAGTACACCGTGGAACTGGACTTGGACGACCACCTCGGCAACGGCCCGGACACCGTGTGCGTCGAGGTCGGCGAGGATGTCTGGGCGGACGTTTGGATTCACGGGCCCGAGGCTCTGTGGCACTTTGGCGTATGGCTGTGCAACCTGGACAGATGTCTTCAGTTCCGCGGATGGTATTGCAATCTCCCGCCAAGCTGGACCATCGTTCCCCCGCCCCCATGGGGCGAATGCGAACTGGTCCAAGGAGTGGATCTCACGATACCGCCGCAGCCGATCTCCCTTCCTTGGATGGTCTGCAGGGTCCGTTATCTCGCCGCGGTGGACCAGTGCATCGCGGATCTCACGATTGGTGCTGGTTCCGGGGTGGGGATCGTCGGTGGCGAGACCGTCTACTTCAACAGTTGGGTCGACGCAGCGGTGCGGATCGGGGCCACCTCAGTCGAGGAATCGTCGTGGGGGGCGATCAAGAGTCTCTTTCGGTGACGCGGCGGCTTGTTCCGGTACCTAGTACGTTCTCCCTGTAAGGCGTGTCAGAGCCGGCATCCTCTTGCCCCGGCCCCCGCTGAGACAGTATCTCGCGTGCTTTCGCCGGACCGAGATCACCCTCGCCTTGACGGAGCCTTCCCGAAGCTGATAGCGTGGCGCGCGGCTGTGGATTCGGCGCCGGAGAAGAGCTCATGTGCGCGCTCGTCAGCAAGGAAGGAAAGCAGCGCCTGCGGTCCTTCGCGGATCCGTTGGCGGGTCTTTTCGTTCGCGCGCGCGTGCACCCGAACGTGCTCACGGTCGCCGGGTTTCTCCTCGCGGTCGCCGCGGGGTATCTTCTAGGACTCGGTCATCTTCGCTCGGGAGCGATCGTCTTCCTCGCGGGCGGCCTCTTCGACATGCTCGACGGAGCGGTGGCGCGCGCCTCCGGAAAGGGGTCGCGCTTCGGGGCGTTCTTCGACTCGACGGTCGACCGTTACGCGGAGATCGTTCCGTATCTCGGGCTCTCCTTTTGGATGCGCGCCGACTCCCTCTTCTTTCTCCCGTTTCTCGTCATCACCGGTTCGCTCATGGTGAGCTACACGCGCGCGCGCATCGAGGGTCTCGGCGGGACGTGCGAGGTCGGGCTCCTCGAGAGGCCGGAGCGGATCGTGCTTCTTTTCCTCGGCCTTCTCCTCGGCGGCCGCGCGCTCACGGTCGCGCTCGTCCTCCTCGCGGCCGGCTCGCATTTCACCGCGTTTCAGCGGATGCGCCACGCCCGGCGGGTCCTGTAGGGACCATGTACCGAGTTGCTTGGAATCAGTGCGTGTCCCCGCCCTTTGCCTTGAGGAACCGTTTGTGGTATGTGTTGTTGTAGAGACGGAGGTCGAGGGCCCCCATGGCGGCCGATTCGGTCGGGCCGGCGGAAGACGCGGAGCGCCCCGGCGACCCGAGGAACCGGGCGCGATCGCCGTCGGGTCGCATCCAAGGGAAGGATAGGATCATGTCGAACATCCGCCGCCGTTTGCTTCTCGTCGGCGCCGTCGCTCTTCTCATCGGTTTCGCCGCGGTCGCCGGCCGCTCCGAAACGAAAGACGACAACGCGTACCGCCAGCTCCGGCGGTTCAGCGAGGTCCTCAACCGCATTCATTCCGAGTACGTCGAGGAGACCGAGATCGAGGATCTCATGGACGCGGCGATCCAGGGGATGGTGAAGAGCCTCGATTCGCACTCCCAGTACCTCGACCGGAAGCAGTACCGCGACCTGATGGTGGGGACGCAGGGGAGCTTCGGCGGGCTCGGCATCGTGATCTCGATTCGGGACCAGATCCTCACGGTGATCGCGCCGATCGAGGGGACGCCCGCCTCGCGTATGGGGATTCAGGGGGGAGATCAGATTCTCTTCATCGACGGCGAGTCGACCGAGGGCTTCACGGCGGACGACGCGGTGAACCGCCTGCGGGGCCCCGAGGGGACCGAGGTCACGATCAAGATCCGCCGCGAGGGGGAACCGGAGCTTCTCGAGTACACGATCACGCGCGAGATCATCAAGCTGAGATCGGTCCCGTATAAGTACGTGAGCGAGGACGGGATCGGGTACGTGCGCGTCTCGCAGTTTTCGAAGACGACGAGCGCGGAGCTCGACGCGGCGCTCGACAGCCTCGAGAAGGTCGGGATTCACGGGGTGA
This is a stretch of genomic DNA from Candidatus Eisenbacteria bacterium. It encodes these proteins:
- the rsmI gene encoding 16S rRNA (cytidine(1402)-2'-O)-methyltransferase codes for the protein MREDRKAPGTLFLVGTPIGNMGDLSPRARETLESVSRIAAEDTRRTGLLLSRIGVRTPMASFHAHNEAKRIPEILARLARGESVAVVSDAGNPGISDPAERLVRAAVESGFAIVPIPGPSAFVAALVASGLPSGSFVFEGYLPSRASARREALRALRSERRTILLHESPKRVAALLDDVRDVLGDRRVVLAREITKKFEEFARGTAGELLARLRERAPKGEFVVVVEGAPPGEPLEASRVLGIVREEIAAGRTLRDAVRAAARIARWKEQEVYRLASEGSPFDAPSHEAEQESGSGPKKSPVSEADRFVRYVILLTIVRPELLCEDLVRAHVAHLKRIEERGHLELCGPFADKRGGIVILRGVTEEDARTLAEADPFVSSGADRYELRRLDLSSRDNDHMGMG
- a CDS encoding CDP-alcohol phosphatidyltransferase family protein, whose translation is MCALVSKEGKQRLRSFADPLAGLFVRARVHPNVLTVAGFLLAVAAGYLLGLGHLRSGAIVFLAGGLFDMLDGAVARASGKGSRFGAFFDSTVDRYAEIVPYLGLSFWMRADSLFFLPFLVITGSLMVSYTRARIEGLGGTCEVGLLERPERIVLLFLGLLLGGRALTVALVLLAAGSHFTAFQRMRHARRVL
- the ltaE gene encoding low-specificity L-threonine aldolase; this translates as MIDLRSDTVTKPTAGMREAIARAEVGDDVFDEDPTIHRLQERVASLLGKEDALLVPSGTMANTTAVLTHTERGDEVIAEEGAHVFNYESASSAAFGGLQFRTIPTAAGSFTREQMIEKIRLSNLHHPRTRLVCMENTHNRAGGTIYPIEEMRRIGAACRERGIRVHLDGARLWNASVASRIPMAEYAASADSVSVCLSKGLGAPVGSLVSGTREFVARARKTRKMLGGGMRQAGVLAAAGLYAIEHHVDRLAEDHENARLLARTLDGIRGVRVDLATVHTNIVIADVRDHPLGETGIVEKMKEKGVLFLAIGPGRLRLVTHLDVSRSQVEEACALLSKALS
- the selB gene encoding selenocysteine-specific translation elongation factor; translation: MRISRVVGTAGHIDHGKTALVKALTGVDTDRLPEEKEREISIDLGFAPIDLPGGVRAAVVDVPGHERFVKNMLAGVGGIDAVLFTIAADEGVMPQTSEHLEILHYLGVRAGVVVLTKSDLVDEEMIELVREEVEETLRGTTLEGAPIIAASALTGMGLEEVARTLVRVLEEAPARPDPGFFRQPVDRVFSSRGFGTVVTGTVWSGSARVGDRLLVLPRGAEVRIRKIEVFSEEVEEARPGQRTALALHGVSREEVARGDVLVTPKILLPTHMIDARFSLARSAKAIRNRQRIRFHHGAAEVLGRVVLLESETMAPGSEAFVQVRLEGPIVVARGDRFIVRTYSPARTIGGGTVLDANPSKRKGAGRSDLDFLAVSEAGDRGEMIRSILRSSGKGTVAVAEIARRLQVLEGEAQEALRALEKESEVRFLGAGVLLEETASSLKREIEERVERVSARDPLRAGVPREEIRRGLSREVDLSLFQVLLGEMAEAGRVTVRGEMVLAGGGALPEKVRVLAEKVEGILERHRLAPPLPAQIAEEAGVDGRELQAVLDLLARLGRIVKVTPGLVYRRAEIDEIRSLLRGVLREKGALSVSDFKEKTGVSRKYAVPLLEYFDRERWTRREGDLRVPGPAFDKE